Within Amycolatopsis sp. cg5, the genomic segment CGACACGGCCGCGAGGTCGGACCCGGCACCGGGTTCGGAATAGCCCTGGCACCACAGTTCTTCGACCGACCGCACCCGAGGCAGGAAGCGCCGCTGCTGCTCAGGAGTACCGAACTCCATCAGCGTCGGGCCGAGCAGGTGCTGCCCGATGTGCCCGACCGTCGCGGGCGCGTCCGCACGCGCGTACTCCTCGTGGAAGATCACCTGCTCGTCGAGCGTCGCGCCCCGGCCACCGTGCTCGACCGGCCAGCCGAGACAGGTCCAGCCCGCCGCGGCCAGGTGCCGTTCCCACGCCACGCGTTCCTCGTAGGCCTCGTGGTCACGACCGGGTCCGCCAAGTCCTTTGAGCGCGGCGAATTCGCCGCGCAGGTTCGCTTCGAGCCAGGCTCTGACCTCGTCACGGAAGTCACGGGACACCGGGATTCACCACCTGTCGACATCTGGCGAGCTCCTGCGTAGGCTACCCTACCAAGCACTTGCTAGGGAGACCTCAGATGGAAGAGACGATCCCGGCGGCGTTGGCGGCCGCGGCCGAGCGGTTCGGCGCCCATGAGGCGCTGGCCGACGGCGATGTCCGCCTCACCTACCGCGAGCTGCACACCCATGCCCGTGACGTGGCGGGCTTTCTCGCGAATTCGGGGGTGCGCCCCGGCGACCGTGTCGCGATCTGCGCGCCCAACACCTGGCATTGGGTCGTCGCCGCGCTCGGCGCGCTGACCGCGGGCGCGACGCTGGTCCCGATCAACACCCGCTTCACCGCGCGCGAGACGAGCGACATCCTGCGCCGCAGCGACGCGGCGGCGTTGATCATCACCGGTACCTTCCTCGGCGTCGACCGGCTCGCGGACCTCGACGGCTCAGTGCCTGCGACCGTGCTCCGCATCCCCGTCGAAGGTGAGGAACCGCGGCTCGACGGCGTCACCGAGTGGGCCGACATTCCGCACTACGTAGGCATGTTGCCGCAGGTCAGCCCCGACGACGTGAGCGACATCCTGTTCACCTCCGGCACCACCGGCCAGAGCAAGGGCGCGATGACCAGCCACCGCCGGACCCTCGGGGTGGCCGACGCCTGGGGCGACTGCGGCGAGTTGAGCGACCGCGACCGCTACCTCGTGGTCAACCCGTTCTTCCACAGCTTCGGCTACAAGGCGGGCATCGTCGCGGCGCTCCTGCGCGGGGTGACGATCGTGCCGCAGCGGACCTTCGACGTCCACGAAACGTTGCGGCTCATCGAAGCGGAGCGGATCAGCGTCCTGCCCGGCGCGCCCACGATCTACCAGGTCCTGCTCGACGCGCCCGAGCGTTTGACGCACGACCTCTCCAGCCTCCGGCTGGCGGTGACCGGCGCCGCGACCGTGCCCGAGGCACTCGTCGAGCGCATGCAGACCGAGATCGGCTTCGAGACCGTGCTCACCGGCTACGGCCTCACCGAGGCGGTCGTCGCGACGATGTCCCGCCCCGGTGACGACAAGGCGACCGTGGCAAGGTTTTCCGGCCGCGCGGCCGCCGGCTTCGAGGTGAAACTGGGCGAACACGGCGAAGTCTTGGTGCGCGGCCCCAACATGATGCTCGGCTACCTCGACGATCCCGAGGCCACCGCGAAGGCGATCGACGGCGACGGCTGGCTGCACACCGGCGACGTCGGAGTGCTCGACGAACGCGGCTACCTGCGGATCACCGACCGCATCAAGGACATGTACGTGGTCGGCGGGTTCAACGTCTACCCCGCCGAGGTCGAGCAGGCGCTCGCCTGGCTGGACGGGGTCGCGGAGTCCGCCGTGATCGGCGTGCCCGACAAGCTGCTCGGCGAGGTCGGCAAGGCCTACATCCTCCGCCGGGGCGAACTGTCCGAAGAGGACGTATTCGCCTACTGCAAGAAGAACCTGGCGAACTACAAACAGCCGCGGTTCATCGAGTTCCGTGACGAACTGCCGCGCAACGCCTCCGGAAAAGTGCTGAAACGCGTGCTGCGAGAGGAAAGCCCATGAGCGAGGTTCGGTACGAGCGGCGCGGGCCGGTCGCGATCGTGACCATGAACCGGCCCGAGTACCGCAACGCGCAGAACTCGGCCATGACCTACGCGCTCGACGCGGCGTTCCAGCGCGCGGTCGAAGACGACGAGGTCAAGGTCATCGTGCTCGCCGGGGAGGGCAAGCATTTCTCGGCAGGCCACGACATCGGCTCGCCGGGGCGTGACGCCGACGTCTCGTTCGACCGCAAGGCGGTGCTGTGGTGGGACCATGTCGATGCCAAAGGCGGTGACCAGCGGTTCGCGCGCGAGTCGGAGGTCTACCTCGGGATGTGCCGCCGCTGGCGGGAAATCCCGAAGCCGACGATCGCGAGCGTGCAGGGCGCGTGCATCGCCGGCGCGCTGATGCTCGCGTGGGTGTGCGACCTGATCGTCGCCTCCGACGACGCGTTCTTCGCCGATCCCGTGGTGCGCATGGGAATCCCGGGTGTCGAGTACTTCGCGCACCCGTGGGTGCTCGGCCCGCGCGCGGCCAAGGAGGTGTTGTTCACCGGCGAAAGGTTCAGCGCCCAGCAGGCCAAGGAATGGGGCATGCTGAACCGGGTCGTACCGCGTGACGACCTCGAGAAGGAGACACTCGCGCTCGCGGAGAAGATCGCCGAGATGCCGCGTTTCGGGCTCGCGCTGGCGAAGAAGGCGGTCAACCAGGCCGAAGATCTCATGGGCTTGCGGTCCGGAATGGACTCGGTGTTCGGGCTGCATCACTTCGCGCACGCCCACAACGCCGAACTGTCCGGCGGTGACTCGCTCGGCGGCCAGGACGCCCGCTCGATGCGTGACGCGAACCGGAAATCCTGATGGACCTGGATCTCGACGCCGCCACGATCGCCTTCCGCGACGAAGCCCGCGACTGGCTTCGCTCGAACCTGCCGGACCGCAGGCTGGCTTCCTTCGACACCGCCGAGGGATTCGCCGAGCATCGCGAGTGGGAAGCGCGGCTGGCGGACGCGCGCTGGTCCGTGGTCTCGTGGCCGTCGGAATTCGGCGGGCGGGACGCGAGCCTGCTGGAGTGGGTGCTGTTCGAGGAGGAGTACTACGCCGCGGGCGCGCCCTTGCGCGTCAACCAGAACGGCATCTTCATGCTCGCGCCGACCCTGTTCTCCCATGGCACAGAAGAGCAACAGCGGCGGATCCTCCCGAAGATGGCGCGCTCCGAAGAGGTCTGGGCACAAGCCTGGTCGGAACCCGAAGCGGGCAGCGACATCGCGGCACTGCGCAGCACGGCGACACGCACCGAAGGCGGCTGGCTGCTCAACGGCCAGAAGACGTGGAGTTCGCGTGCCGCCTTCGCCGATCACGCGTTCGGGCTGTTCCGCAGCGACCCGGCCAGCACCCGCCACAAAGGACTGACCTACTTCATGGCCGACCTGCGGGCCGACGGGGTGACCGTCCGGCCGATCCCGCAGCTCGACGGCGAGCCCGGGTTCGCGGAGATCTTCTTCGACGACGTCTTCGTGTCCGATGTGGACGTGATCGGCGCGGTCGGCGAAGGCTGGAAGGTCGCCATGACCACGGCCAACAACGAACGCGGATTGTCGTTGCGCAGTCCCGGCCGGTTCCTCGCCGCCGCGGACCGGCTCGTGGACGAGTGGTCTCGGCACGGCAGGCCCCGCGAGTTCGCCGACCGGGTCGCGGACGCCTGGATCGGCGCGCGGGCGTATCAGCTCTACACGTTCGGCACGGTGACCAGGCTCGCCGAAGGCGGGCAGCTCGGGCCGGAATCCAGTGTCAACAAGCTTTTCTGGTCACACCTGGACGTCGCGCTCCACGAGACGGCGCTGGATCTGCTCGGCCCGGAGTCCGAAGTGGACGACTGGTCGGGCGGATGGCTGTTCTCGCTCGCCGGCCCCATCTACGGCGGCACCGACCAGATCCAGCGCACCACCGTCGCCGAACGGCTGCTCGGCCTGCCGCGAGGTGACCGATGAGGTTCACACTGTCCCAGGAGCAACTCGACTTCGCGGCCAGCATCGACGCCTGCCTGACCGACACCGGACCGAAAGGCCTCGCCGAACTGGGCGTCCCGGCTTTGCTTGTCCCCGAAAGGTTCGACGGCCTCGGCGCCGAGCCGATCGACCTCGTGGTCGCCTTCGACCAGCTCGGCTACCACGCCGTTCCCGGGCCGTGGGTCGACACGGTCGCCGTGCTCCCGGCTCTGCTCGACGACGAGATCCTCGCCGGTGTCGCGGCGGGCGAAA encodes:
- a CDS encoding FadD3 family acyl-CoA ligase; amino-acid sequence: MEETIPAALAAAAERFGAHEALADGDVRLTYRELHTHARDVAGFLANSGVRPGDRVAICAPNTWHWVVAALGALTAGATLVPINTRFTARETSDILRRSDAAALIITGTFLGVDRLADLDGSVPATVLRIPVEGEEPRLDGVTEWADIPHYVGMLPQVSPDDVSDILFTSGTTGQSKGAMTSHRRTLGVADAWGDCGELSDRDRYLVVNPFFHSFGYKAGIVAALLRGVTIVPQRTFDVHETLRLIEAERISVLPGAPTIYQVLLDAPERLTHDLSSLRLAVTGAATVPEALVERMQTEIGFETVLTGYGLTEAVVATMSRPGDDKATVARFSGRAAAGFEVKLGEHGEVLVRGPNMMLGYLDDPEATAKAIDGDGWLHTGDVGVLDERGYLRITDRIKDMYVVGGFNVYPAEVEQALAWLDGVAESAVIGVPDKLLGEVGKAYILRRGELSEEDVFAYCKKNLANYKQPRFIEFRDELPRNASGKVLKRVLREESP
- a CDS encoding enoyl-CoA hydratase; the protein is MSEVRYERRGPVAIVTMNRPEYRNAQNSAMTYALDAAFQRAVEDDEVKVIVLAGEGKHFSAGHDIGSPGRDADVSFDRKAVLWWDHVDAKGGDQRFARESEVYLGMCRRWREIPKPTIASVQGACIAGALMLAWVCDLIVASDDAFFADPVVRMGIPGVEYFAHPWVLGPRAAKEVLFTGERFSAQQAKEWGMLNRVVPRDDLEKETLALAEKIAEMPRFGLALAKKAVNQAEDLMGLRSGMDSVFGLHHFAHAHNAELSGGDSLGGQDARSMRDANRKS
- a CDS encoding acyl-CoA dehydrogenase family protein encodes the protein MDLDLDAATIAFRDEARDWLRSNLPDRRLASFDTAEGFAEHREWEARLADARWSVVSWPSEFGGRDASLLEWVLFEEEYYAAGAPLRVNQNGIFMLAPTLFSHGTEEQQRRILPKMARSEEVWAQAWSEPEAGSDIAALRSTATRTEGGWLLNGQKTWSSRAAFADHAFGLFRSDPASTRHKGLTYFMADLRADGVTVRPIPQLDGEPGFAEIFFDDVFVSDVDVIGAVGEGWKVAMTTANNERGLSLRSPGRFLAAADRLVDEWSRHGRPREFADRVADAWIGARAYQLYTFGTVTRLAEGGQLGPESSVNKLFWSHLDVALHETALDLLGPESEVDDWSGGWLFSLAGPIYGGTDQIQRTTVAERLLGLPRGDR